The candidate division WOR-3 bacterium genome segment AGGCGTACCTGGCGGCTGCGGTCATGAACCTCAAGTGCCTGGTGGCACACGGCGGCGGACGTCCGGCAGTGACGCAGGCCGCCCAACTGCTGCGGCGGGCAGCCACGGCAGTCTACTCAGCTATCAAGACAGCGCTCTGGCGACCGTCCCGCGTCACATCCGTGCTCGCGGTCTGAAATCACACCCCCAACAGTAGTTTCTCAACAGCCCCACAGTCACCATATTTCGACCTCCGTCAAGGCGGGATTGAATCCGACATCCATCGGAAGTAGGATACGCCTGGCTCCGGTCATGTCAAATCGGCGGGCGTCAGTCGTCATCGGACCCGAGATAGGAGCAAACTTCGACCGGCCCTTGGTGACCTGGTGTCTTGGTGGTGAAACTCCGTCCGGGACAGTCATCGTCGGGAGGAGGGGAGAAGTCGGAGTCGGGTTCGTACCTGGCCTCACCCTCAACCTTGGCCTCAACTTCTTCCAGCGCCTGCTTCATCTTCCTGATGAAGTCGTCAGCGTGAATTCTCCGTGGAACTTGGGAGAGAGCCTGCCAGTGAGCCTACCGGAGAGCTGGGGAGAGTGCCTACCAGAGAGCTGGGGGAGGAATCTACCATAGAGCAGGGGGAGGAGTCTACCGGAGGACTGGGGGAGGAATCTGCCAGGGAGTAGGGGGAGGAATCTACCAGAGAGCAGGGGGAGGAGTCTACCAGAGAGTTGGGGGAGGAGCTTACCGGAGAGCAGGGGAGAGAGTCTACCAGAGAGCAGGGGGAAGAGCTTACTAGAGAGCAGGGGGAGGAGCTTGCCGGAGAGTTGGGGAGAGAGTCTACCAGAGAGCTGGGGGGAGAGCCTACCGGAGAGCTGGGGGAAGCATCCCCCCAGGGGAGGAGTGGATAGCCCTCGTATTGCCCCCGTATGGCTTTTACCGCGATTCTGGACTAGATATCCATCGGGATTGGGGCACTGCTGTATTCCGCCCGGAGTCAGGCCGAGAGCCGCAGCCGTTGTCCGGTTCGGCAGGCGGCAGGAACCCCGTACAGGGCCGGATGCCCTCCCGGATCCAGGGGGGGATGCTGGCCCGGATAGCGTCCCGGATTCCGGGAGGGGTGCCCCTCCTGGTTCCCCGGGGGATTCCGGCACGGGTCCGGGGAGAGGTCCACACCCGGATCCCCACTGGGATACGGGGAGAGTATCCCGCCCGGTACCGGGGTCGGATTCCCGGAGAGATGTCCTCCCGGATGCCGAGTGGTATCCCCGGACAGATGCCCAGCCAGATGGCTGGGGATATTCCCCAGGATATAGACGGAGAGTCTCGGGGAGGGAGTACCCCTCTACGACCCCCGGACGTGGAATGCGTGACTTGCGCGATGTCATTTGGGCTAGAAACACCTGTTTAGGGGCGTCTGAAGGTCATGTCTGGGCTGGTCGAGGGCCATTTGCTGCCGGTTAGAAGACCCACAACCAGTAGTATGGGCTGGGCGTCGGACCACAATTCTGCCGCCCACTCCTCGGCCCACAGGCCGCCTGGGGGGTAGCATCGGCAGACCTAGGAAGTCAAAGATCAGAAGCTAGAAGTCAAAAGCCAACGCGGTGAACATCGAGACGAGCAACGTCGCGAACAACCGCTGGAGCAACGACTGGCTCGACTTCGCGAAGAACGCGCGGTACAGCAGAGGATTCAGGTTGAGGTTGAGGTCAAGGTTGAGGTCGGGATGAAGCGAAGGACACAGCTCAAGATACAAGCGATTACGCAACCGGTGATACTTCTGCCGATACTTCCCGACGTACTTCGCCGGGTGCTTCGCGAGAACCAAGTGCGCGCAGCGCAAGTTTTAGATCAAACGCTCCGACGTGTTCAACATCGCGGCTCCGATCAGGCCGTAGCGCTGCCGCGGAAAGCGGGGACAGTCCCGCGGAGCGCCAACGTCGAACTTGGCGCGGTACAGTCCCCGTTTTCCGCCTTGCTCGGTCTGCAATGCGGGCGGGAATCCGCTGCCGGTTCCCGCCCGCGCGGGTTGACTGGCGGGCGGTATTGGTCTAATATTCCCTACTTACCTAAGGAGGATCCTTGCCTAAGAACGCATCAGCAGTCACTAAGCAGAAGCCCGTGACAGTCTCAGTCATCAAGGCCGATATCGGCGGCTATGTGGGCCATTCGGCATCGCACCCGGAAATCCTGGCTCTGGCTCGGAAGTGGCTCGCCAAGGCCAAGTCCGCGGGAACCATCGCCGATTTCCATGTCTCTGCCTGCGGCGACGACCTCGAGCTGGTGATGACTCACTGGATGGGGAATGATGCCAAGGTCATTCACGGTCTGGCCTGGGACGTCTTCAGCAAGGGTACGGAGCTGGCCAAGAAGCTGAAGCTCTATGGCGCCGGGCAGGATATGCTGGCCGATGCTTTCTCCGGTAACGTGAAGGGCATGGGGCCGGGCGTGGCCGAGATGACCTTCGTGGAGCGGAGGAGCGAGCCGATCGTCGTCTTCTGCGGGGACAAGTGCGCTCCCGGGGCGTGGAACTTCCCGCTCTATAAGATGTTCGCCGACCCGTTCAACACCATCGGCCTGGTTATCGACCCGAGCATGCACGAGGGGTTCAAGTTCGAGGTGCACGACATTCACGGCGGGCGGGATATCTTCCTGTCATGCCCGGAGGAGATGTACGACCTGCTCTGCCTCATCGGCTCGCCCGAGAACTACATCATCAAGAACGTCTACACGAAGAAGGGTGAGATTGCCGCGGCGAGTTCGACCCAGAAGCTGGCCCTGATTGCCGGCAAGTACGTAGGCAAGGACGACCCGGTCTGCATCGTGCGCGGCCAGTCCGGGTTGCCGGCCATCGGCGAGATTCTCGAGCCGTTCTCGTTCCCGCACATCGTGTCGGGCTGGATGCGGGGCTCGCACTACGGTCCGCTGATGCCGGTGTCGGTGGCGCAGGCGACGCCGTCGCGGTTCGACGGGCCGCCGCGGGTGATCGCGCTCGGGTTCCAGGTGAACGACGGAGCGCTGGTCGGGCCGCGGGACATGTTCGACGACCCGTCGTTCGACCTTGCCCGGCAGCAGGCGAACGAGATCGGGGAGATGCTGCGCCGCCACGGGCCGTTCGAGCCGCACCGGCTGGGCCTGAAGGACATGGAGTACACCACCCTGCCGCAGGTGCTCGACAAGCTGGTCGGAAAGTCGAAGAAGTAGCGGGTCCGGGAACAGGCCCGAGTCGAGTTCGGTAGACCGGTCCGAGGCGGAGATGCAACCGTGCGTCAGTTCGCACTGTCTGTATCGTATGACGGGCGCAGCGAACCCGAAAGGAGAGCCTGTGACGCTCGACCTGCCGTTACCCTGCAATCCCCATTCCGTGGAAGGCGCTGAACGTGAGTAGCGTGCGGTCGCAAGGCGACGTCGAGGCGGTCCGGCGGCTGGGCGAAGCCCGGGCCCGGATCGAGCAGGAAGTGGCCAAGGTGATAGTCGGGCAGAAGGAAGTAGTCGAGCAGGTGCTCACCTGTCTGCTGGCGCACGGTCACGCGCTGCTCATCGGCGTGCCCGGTCTGGCCAAGACGATGCTCGTGAACACCCTCGCCCGGGTCCTCGACCTGTCGTTCAACCGGGTGCAGTTTACGCCCGACCTGATGCCTTCGGACATAACCGGCACCGAGATAATCGAGGAGGACGCGACCACCCGGCGCCGGGGTTTCCGGTTCGTCGAGGGTCCGGTGTTCGCCAACGTGGTGCTGGCCGACGAGATAAACCGGACACCACCCAAGACCCAGGCGGCCCTGCTGCAGGCTATGCAGGAGTACAACGTGACGGTGGCCGGCCGGACCTACGCGCTGCCCACACCTTTCTTCGTGCTCGCGACGCAGAATCCGATTGAACTCGAAGGCACGTATCCCCTGCCCGAAGCCCAGCTCGACCGCTTCATGTTCTCGGTCTTCGTGGACTACCCGAGCCCGGATGAGGAGATGGAGATAGTCAAGAGTACGACCTCGGCGTACGTACCGGACCTGGCCCGCGTGCTGACGGCCGCGGAGATTTCCGAACTGCAGGGGCTGGTTCGCCGCGTACCGGTCGCGGACGAGGTCATTGCCTATGCTGTCCGGTTGGCCGGCGCGACCAGGCCGACGGGCGAGACCAGCCCGAAGTTCGTCCGGGACTGGGTGAGTTGGGGCGCGGGGCCGCGCGCCTCGCAGTACCTGATCCTCGGGGCCAAGACCCGCGCAATGCTGGCCGGGCGCTACACGCCGGCCAGCGATGACGTGCGCGCGGTGGCGCGGCCCGTGCTTCGCCATCGCATCGTCACCAACTTCGCGGCGGAAGCCGAGAACGTGAAGCCGGATGCCATTGTCCGCAGGCTGGTGGAGGAGCTGTGAAGAACCCCTTGAACATACCGCTGGCCTCGCTCAAGCAGGGCGAGAACAAGCTGAACTTCGAGCTGCAGCCGCATGACCTCGACCTGCAGCTGCGCGAGGTCGCCGAGAACCCGTCATTCGAGTTCATTGTCGGGCCGGTCGCGGTCGCACTGGCGATAACCCGCAGCGGCCTGCGGCTGATGGTGAGCGGCTCGGTGTCGTATCGCGCGAAGCTCGAGTGCTCGATGTGCGCGTGCGAGTACGAGTGGGACTTCTGTGAGCCGTTGACCGCCGAGTTCCTGAGCTGCGATGAAGAGGTGGAGGAGCCGGGCCGACGGCGTGAGTGCGATGACCAGGGAGGGCTGCACGGCAACTGGCTTGACCTCATGCCCATGGTGCACGATGCAATCCACCTGGCGGTTCCCATTGCGCCCCGGTGCCGGCCCGATTGCCGGGGGCTGTGTCCCGACTGCGGTGCGGACCTGAACCAGGGCCAGTGTGGTTGCGCGCTCGTAGCCGCGTCGAAGACCGTGCCCGGGTTGCCCTGAACCCGACATTGGAGCCACAAGAGCACGATGGACAGGAAGCGAACGGGTTCGGGTTGCCAACCTCCGTTTCACTCCGTCTTCGTCTCTTCGTCACCGTCGATCTCGGTTCTGGCGGGCCGCGTGTGAGTTGACAAGAGGACGTTCGCGGAGATACTGATACACAGTGAACATCGATCTTTCCAAGTACATGCGCGACGACGATGAGAAGAAGCCCCAGTCGACCGTAAGGGAGTTAATTCTCTTCAACCGCTGGGGCAAGGCCACGCTGCGCCTGCGCGACAAAGTGATATACGACTACAAGGGCAGGGCGCGCGGGTTCGTGGTGGGAACGACGGTCTATGATGTCCGCGGCGAGCACCGGGGTTTCTGGCGGAGTCTCCTCATGTCGGACCGGATGCACCGAGTCATCGGCTACGCGTATGGGGCGAGCATCCAGGGCCTGGTCCTGCCGCCGGTCGAGTTCCCTCCTCTCGTCTACCGCGACGACCCGCCGCCGCCGCTGCCGGAAGGGCTGACTGACCTGGAGTGCCCGCCGTTTGTCGCGGTCTGGTCGATGATGCAGTTCGAGAACCTGCTGCCCAATTTCGACGAAGAAGAGGAGAAGCGGGTGGTGGAGGACGAGGAACTTTGAAGCGCCGCGCGCGTGACCTGCGGCGCAGACCGCCGGAAAGAGCCGGGGACTTTTAATCGAAGCAGTACGCGTCTGCCTTGCGGGCAGTCGCCAAGTGGTCGAGCGTCCGCAAAGGAAACGGGTGATCGGTAGCGTGCGAGGAGGCACTATGTTCAGAGTGACTGCACTGTGTCTGGCGCTGGGTTTTCTGGTGGTGGCCGGGATCGGCTGCATGAAGTGCGGCCAGGGCGTGTCGCAGAAGATCGCCGAGAAGGCGATTGAGGGCGCAGTCGAGAAAGCGACCGGCGGCAAGGCGAACATTGACGTCGGCAGCAACGTCGACTTGTCCGGGCTGCCGGAGTTCCTGCGCTATCCGGGCGCAGTCGCCAAGTCCCGCTGGGCGATGAGCAACGAGGGCACCACCGGCACTGCGTATTCGTTCGAGATCCCGGATCCGACCGCGGCCGTGGTCGACTTCTACAAGAAGGCTCTGGCCGGGTGGAAGAACGCTTCGACCATGGAGAATGACGAGGCGACCGTGCTTGTCTACAGCACGGAGGACGAGAAGCAGAGCGCGGCGGTTACGGTCGGCAAGGACAAGGAGTCGGGCAAGACGCTGCTGACCCTGCTCTACACTAAGAAAGACTAGCTCGCGCTGGTGTCAAGGCGGCAGGCCGGGAGCGGCCTGCCGCCTGCTTGTTTGGCGACTTCATCAGCCGCATCTGAAGCTGCGCCGACGCGGAAGACGCGAAGCGAGTTGGTCAGGAATGCACCTGCCCGTTTCACGTCGGTTGCGTCTTCCAGTTGCCTTTGGGTTGCGGGCGCCCGAGGCGGCTTGACTACCGGGACGGCGCGCCTATAATCGGCCTCCATGCCCAGAACACCTGCGAGAGATAGACCAGTGCCTTCTACGCACCGGCGAACCGGAGTGCTGTCGCAGATGGAACTGGCCGCGACGGTGGCCGAGCCGACCAAGGAACGGCTGGAGGCAGGGCCGGTGGTGATGGTGGAGTGCATTGAGAACATCCCCTGCAACCCCTGCGCCTACGCCTGCCCGCGCAAGGCGATTACCATCGAAGGTGAACTGACCGACACTCCCCAGGTGGATTTCTCCAAGTGCAATGGCTGCACTCTCTGTATTGCCAAGTGCCCGGGGCTGGCGATATTCGTCGTGCACAAGAACTTCTCGACGACCGAAGCGGCAGTGACCATTCCATACGAACTGCTGCCCCGGCCCGAGGCGGGCGCGAGGGTCGAGTGTCTTGACCGCGCCGGCCGAACGGTGGGCAAGGGCAGGGTAGTGAAGGTGCTTGACAGCAAGGCTTTGAACCGCTGCGCAGTAGTTACCGTGGCCGTGCCGAAACGCTTCTGGAATACGGTGCGCAGCATCCGGGTCGGGCGAAGGGGGAAGGGATGATGGCAGGGCTTGCGCTCCTACTGGCGCTGGCGGGGACGCCTCAAATGCCGTTGTCACTCGCCGGGACCGATGACGCACTGGCAGTTTTCGGGAACCCGGCCGGGCTCGGGGTGCGGCCGGGAACGGAGTTCTACGCCTTCTACCGCTTCCAGCCGGTGCTCTGGTCCCGGGCCCTATCCAACACGACGTTCCTGGCCAAGGCCGGGCCGCTGGCCGCCTACTGGGAACCGGAGCCGTCGCGGTATGGCATTGCGCTGGGCGTGGGTGACAAGGGCATCTACTCCGGTATCCGGTTCAGGCGTGACTCGCTCAACCACTGGGACCTGTCGGCCCTGGTAAGGGCGGCGCGGCAGGTATCGATCGCCGCATGCTGGGATGACTTGAACCACGATTTCGGCCGGGTCGCACTCGGCGCAGCCGTGCGGCCGTTCGGCAACCGGTTGACGTTGTTCGGAGAGACATACCTGGCGCTGCCGCTCCGGCCGATGGCCGGGCTCGAGGCCGAGCCGGTGGACGGGTTGAAGCTGGGACTGAAGGCGTTCTTCAGCGAGCACGCGGGCGATTCGCGGCTCGTAGCGAGTCTGTCGCTTGGCCTGGGCAAGGCGGGCGTCGGCGCCTTCGGCACCTACGACCCGCGCGCGGCCGGCGCGTACGTTCGGTTCGCGAAGCAGGGGCGTCGAATTGCAGCGCTGGACGGAAAACGATACGTGGAGATTGAACTGAATGAGCGGATTGCTGACCGGAAGCCGGGCTTCAGTCTCAGCTCCGGGAGCGTACGCACGTCCTGGCAACTGCTCGATCTGATTGACCGCGCCGGTAGAGACCAGAGCGTGGGAGCACTCGTGCTCCGGATTGACGGCATCAGCGCGAGCTTCGCTCTGCTCCAGGAGCTGCGCCAGGCGCTGGCCGGGTTCCGGGCACAGGGCAAGAAGGTCATCGTCTACGCGCCCAGCTTCGGGATGGGAAGCTACTACGTTGCCTCGGTGGCGGACCGGGTATGGACCCACCCGCTGGGCGACGTCACCATCCCGGGCATGAGTATCGGAACGATATTCCTCAAGGGTACGCTGGAGAAGCTGGGAATACAGTTCGACGGCACGCGGCACGGGAAGTACAAATCGGCAATCGAGACGTTCACCGAGGACTCCCTTACCTCACCGAACCGGGAGCAGCTCGAAGAGTACCTGGATGCTCCTTACGGTGAGTTCCTGGCCGCGGCTGCCGCCGGCCGCCGTGTCAGCCGCGACAGCATGGAGACTCTGGTCAATACCGGGTTCTTCAATACCGAAGAGGCGAAGCGGGCGGGGCTCGTGGACACGACCTGCTACCACGACCAGCTCGACAGCCTGCTCAGCAGGGAACTGACGGGTCTGCGCAAGGTGAGCGAGAAGCAGTACCGGGAAGGCTTCGCCGCCAGCGAGGATTGGGAACCGAGGCCGGCAGTCGCCATAGTCTACGCGAGCGGTTCGATCGCCGCCGGCGAATCGCGAACCGATTTCCTGACCGGCGAGATGACCATGGGGGCACAGACCATGGTGCGGGCAATCCGTCAGGCCAGGAACGACAAGCGGGTCAAGGCACTGGTCCTGCGGATCGACTCGCCGGGCGGGGACGGATTTGCTTCCGACATGATCTGGCGCGAGCTGGAGCTCTGCCGGCAGAAGAAGCCGGTCATTGCCTCCATGGCCGGGGTAGCCGGCTCGGGCGGATACTACATCGCCTGCAACGCGACCAGGGTCTTTGCCCTGCCGACAACTCTGACCGGTTCCATCGGCGTGTTCAACTTCAAACTCGTCACCGAGGGGTTGTACAACAAACTCGGGGCGAGGCGACAGGCGGTCAAACGCGGCGAGCACGCGGACGCGATGTCGGACGCCCGCGTCATGACCCCGGAAGAGGACTCGATGATGCAGGCGCAGGTGGACTATTTCTACAACCAGTTCGTGCAGAAGGTCGCAGACGGCAGGAAGCTGTCTCTCGAGAAGGTCGATTCAGTCGGCCAGGGACGGATATGGTCCGGGCTGGACGCGAAGCGCATCGGCATCGTCGACACGCTCGGCGGTTTCCTGGACGCGGTCGGATATGCGAAGCAGGTCGCGAAGCTGGAGGAGTGCGACTATGTCGTGCTGCCGGCGCCCAAAACCGGGTTCGGGAGCATGGTTGGTGACTTCGCCCAAAATCAAGTCAGAAAGGTCCTGCGGTGAAGATGAAGCGTGTTCGAGTGGTCAAGCGGTCCAGTGGTCGAGTGACGAGGCGGACAGCCAAGCCTCGTAGTGCACGCACTAGATCACTGGATCACGGGACCACTAGAGCACTCTCTTCCGCTACCGTCTGCCGTTGCGAGGAAGTGAGCGAAGCCGACGTGCGGCGGGTCATCCGCATGGGCTACCACTCGCTCGAAGCCGTGAAGCGGGTCCTGCGTACCGGCATGGGGCACTGCCAGGGACGGGGTTGCCTCAAGCTCGTCGCCCGAATGATACAGGAAGAAACCGGGATCCCCGCATCAGAGCAGAAGATGCCCAGGCCAAGACCGCCGCTTAAGCCTCTGCCGCTGGGTTTGCTGGGAGCCTTTACAGATGAAGCCCGAAGCACGAAGCCCTAAGTCCGAATGAAGCACGAATCACACAATGACGAAACGCTGACCTGTTCCTGCTTCGGGTTTGAGTCATTCGGACTTGATGCGTCATTCGAACTTCTAGCTTCTGGTTTGGAGTCCGCACGTGCGTAGCTCAGCCGACGCGGTCGTGATCGGCGCCGGCGTCATAGGTGCCGCCACCGGTTACTACCTGGCGAAGCAGGGTCTGAAGGTGCTGGTGCTGGAGCGTGAGTTTCCGTGTGCGGGCTCGACCGGTCGGTGCATCGGCGGAATCCGGGCCCAGTTCTCCCATGACCTGACAATCAGGGTGATGATGGAGAGTGTCCGGATGTTCCGGGGACTGGGCGAAGAACTGGGTGAGGATGTGGAGTGGTACGAAGGCGGTTACCTCTTTCTCGCCTTCGACGAAAAGCGGAAGCAGGCGTTTCTCGATGCGATAGCTATCCAGAAGAAGTACGGTCTCGACGTCCGTTTCGTTGCGCCGGACGAGTGCGAGAAGATTGCCTCCGGGCTTGATTCGACCGGGCTGCTCGGCGGCGCATACTGCCCGACCGATGGGCAAGCCAACCCGTTCAAGGTGACGTACGGATACCTTGAAGGCATCAAGCGGCTCGGCGGCGGGCTCGTTGTCGGCTGTGACGTCAAGAAGGTCAACACCCAGGGTGACAAGGTCATCTCGGTCACCGATGCCAAGGGCGACGAGTATGCCTGCAACATGCTCTTGAATGCGGCCGGGTGCTGGGCCGATGAGGTCGGAGCCATGTCCGGCGTCAAGGTCCCGGTTGCCGCCGACCGGCACGAGTCGGTTGTCACGGAAGCGGTCGAGCGCGTGTTCGACCCGATGCTGGTTGACTATCGTTCGGACGGGTGCTACTTCGTGCAGCACTCGGGCACCGGGCATTTCATAGGCTGCTACACACCGGTGCCCCTGGTGCCCGGTCACAACGTCGATGCTACCGATGAGTTCATCACCGAGATGCCGCGCCGCATGGTGCGGTTGGTGCCGAAGCTCGCCGGTGTCAAGGTGCTCCGGCAGTGGGCAGGTTCCTACGAGATGAGTCCGGACGGGAATCCCATTTGCGGCG includes the following:
- a CDS encoding MoxR family ATPase; the encoded protein is MNVSSVRSQGDVEAVRRLGEARARIEQEVAKVIVGQKEVVEQVLTCLLAHGHALLIGVPGLAKTMLVNTLARVLDLSFNRVQFTPDLMPSDITGTEIIEEDATTRRRGFRFVEGPVFANVVLADEINRTPPKTQAALLQAMQEYNVTVAGRTYALPTPFFVLATQNPIELEGTYPLPEAQLDRFMFSVFVDYPSPDEEMEIVKSTTSAYVPDLARVLTAAEISELQGLVRRVPVADEVIAYAVRLAGATRPTGETSPKFVRDWVSWGAGPRASQYLILGAKTRAMLAGRYTPASDDVRAVARPVLRHRIVTNFAAEAENVKPDAIVRRLVEEL
- a CDS encoding DUF177 domain-containing protein: MKNPLNIPLASLKQGENKLNFELQPHDLDLQLREVAENPSFEFIVGPVAVALAITRSGLRLMVSGSVSYRAKLECSMCACEYEWDFCEPLTAEFLSCDEEVEEPGRRRECDDQGGLHGNWLDLMPMVHDAIHLAVPIAPRCRPDCRGLCPDCGADLNQGQCGCALVAASKTVPGLP
- a CDS encoding (2Fe-2S)-binding protein, with translation MKMKRVRVVKRSSGRVTRRTAKPRSARTRSLDHGTTRALSSATVCRCEEVSEADVRRVIRMGYHSLEAVKRVLRTGMGHCQGRGCLKLVARMIQEETGIPASEQKMPRPRPPLKPLPLGLLGAFTDEARSTKP
- a CDS encoding 4Fe-4S ferredoxin, encoding MELAATVAEPTKERLEAGPVVMVECIENIPCNPCAYACPRKAITIEGELTDTPQVDFSKCNGCTLCIAKCPGLAIFVVHKNFSTTEAAVTIPYELLPRPEAGARVECLDRAGRTVGKGRVVKVLDSKALNRCAVVTVAVPKRFWNTVRSIRVGRRGKG
- a CDS encoding FAD-binding oxidoreductase; translated protein: MVWSPHVRSSADAVVIGAGVIGAATGYYLAKQGLKVLVLEREFPCAGSTGRCIGGIRAQFSHDLTIRVMMESVRMFRGLGEELGEDVEWYEGGYLFLAFDEKRKQAFLDAIAIQKKYGLDVRFVAPDECEKIASGLDSTGLLGGAYCPTDGQANPFKVTYGYLEGIKRLGGGLVVGCDVKKVNTQGDKVISVTDAKGDEYACNMLLNAAGCWADEVGAMSGVKVPVAADRHESVVTEAVERVFDPMLVDYRSDGCYFVQHSGTGHFIGCYTPVPLVPGHNVDATDEFITEMPRRMVRLVPKLAGVKVLRQWAGSYEMSPDGNPICGETPVRGLYVSTGMSGHGFMFAPALGKLMAEQMVSGRASIPLDEFFLSRSFGKAEAMK
- a CDS encoding fructose 1,6-bisphosphatase, giving the protein MTVSVIKADIGGYVGHSASHPEILALARKWLAKAKSAGTIADFHVSACGDDLELVMTHWMGNDAKVIHGLAWDVFSKGTELAKKLKLYGAGQDMLADAFSGNVKGMGPGVAEMTFVERRSEPIVVFCGDKCAPGAWNFPLYKMFADPFNTIGLVIDPSMHEGFKFEVHDIHGGRDIFLSCPEEMYDLLCLIGSPENYIIKNVYTKKGEIAAASSTQKLALIAGKYVGKDDPVCIVRGQSGLPAIGEILEPFSFPHIVSGWMRGSHYGPLMPVSVAQATPSRFDGPPRVIALGFQVNDGALVGPRDMFDDPSFDLARQQANEIGEMLRRHGPFEPHRLGLKDMEYTTLPQVLDKLVGKSKK
- the sppA gene encoding signal peptide peptidase SppA; translated protein: MMAGLALLLALAGTPQMPLSLAGTDDALAVFGNPAGLGVRPGTEFYAFYRFQPVLWSRALSNTTFLAKAGPLAAYWEPEPSRYGIALGVGDKGIYSGIRFRRDSLNHWDLSALVRAARQVSIAACWDDLNHDFGRVALGAAVRPFGNRLTLFGETYLALPLRPMAGLEAEPVDGLKLGLKAFFSEHAGDSRLVASLSLGLGKAGVGAFGTYDPRAAGAYVRFAKQGRRIAALDGKRYVEIELNERIADRKPGFSLSSGSVRTSWQLLDLIDRAGRDQSVGALVLRIDGISASFALLQELRQALAGFRAQGKKVIVYAPSFGMGSYYVASVADRVWTHPLGDVTIPGMSIGTIFLKGTLEKLGIQFDGTRHGKYKSAIETFTEDSLTSPNREQLEEYLDAPYGEFLAAAAAGRRVSRDSMETLVNTGFFNTEEAKRAGLVDTTCYHDQLDSLLSRELTGLRKVSEKQYREGFAASEDWEPRPAVAIVYASGSIAAGESRTDFLTGEMTMGAQTMVRAIRQARNDKRVKALVLRIDSPGGDGFASDMIWRELELCRQKKPVIASMAGVAGSGGYYIACNATRVFALPTTLTGSIGVFNFKLVTEGLYNKLGARRQAVKRGEHADAMSDARVMTPEEDSMMQAQVDYFYNQFVQKVADGRKLSLEKVDSVGQGRIWSGLDAKRIGIVDTLGGFLDAVGYAKQVAKLEECDYVVLPAPKTGFGSMVGDFAQNQVRKVLR